Proteins found in one Misgurnus anguillicaudatus chromosome 3, ASM2758022v2, whole genome shotgun sequence genomic segment:
- the prkag3a gene encoding 5'-AMP-activated protein kinase subunit gamma-1 isoform X2: MDSSTQEDCHEDHIMNSTDPNAEAYMTFMKKHCCYDAIPTSCKLVIFDTSLQVKKAFFALVANGLRAAPLWDNKQQKFVGMLTITDFINILHRYYKSPLVQIYELEEHKIETWRDVYLQYHKQNLISISPNASLFDAVYSLLKHKIHRLPVIDPESGNVLHILTHKRILKFLYLFGPTIPKPYFLQMKIKDAGIGTFRDIATVQQTATVYDALSVFVDRRVSALPVVDENGRVVALYSRFDVINLAAQKTYNNLSMSMQEALRRRRCYVEGVIKCYPDETLETVIDRIVKAEVHRLVLVDRNDVVRGIISLSDLLQAIVLSPAGIDALFS; this comes from the exons ATGGATAGCAGCACGCAG GAAGATTGCCATGAGGACCATATAATGAACAGCACAG ATCCAAATGCAGAAGCTTATATGACCTTCATGAAAAAACATTGCTGTTATGATGCTATTCCTACCAGCTGCAAACTGGTCATTTTTGACACTTCATTGCAG GTAAAGAAAGCCTTTTTTGCTTTAGTAGCGAATGGTCTCCGGGCTGCCCCGCTATGGGATAACAAGCAGCAGAAATTTGTGG GTATGCTGACTATCACAGATTTTATCAACATTCTTCATCGGTATTATAAGTCACCTTTG GTTCAGATCTATGAACTGGAGGAGCACAAGATTGAGACATGGAGAG ATGTCTACCTGCAATATCACAAACAAAATCTTATCAGCATCTCCCCTAATGCAag CCTCTTTGACGCTGTCTACTCTTTACTGAAACACAAAATCCACAGGCTTCCAGTTATCGATCCAGAATCTGGAAATGTCCTTCACATACTTACCCATAAGAGAATCCTCAAgttcctttatttattt GGACCCACAATACCAAAGCCATATTTTTTGCAGATGAAAATTAAAGATGCAGGTATAGGAACGTTCAGAGATATAGCTACTGTCCAGCAGACCGCCACCGTCTATGATGCtctgtctgtgtttgttgaTCGACGAGTGTCTGCCCTCCCTGTTGTGGATGAGAATG GTAGGGTGGTCGCTCTGTATTCCAGATTTGACGTGATT AATCTTGCAGCACAGAAAACGTACAATAACCTGAGCATGAGCATGCAGGAAGCGTTGCGGAGGAGGCGGTGTTACGTGGAAGGGGTGATAAAATGTTACCCTGACGAAACTCTGGAAACTGTTATTGACAGAATAGTCAAAGCAGAG GTCCATAGGCTGGTGCTTGTGGACAGAAATGACGTGGTTCGGGGAatcatctctctctctgaccTGCTGCAGGCTATAGTCTTATCACCCGCAGGTATTGATGCTCTGTTTTCCTAA
- the retreg2 gene encoding reticulophagy regulator 2, translating to MASSEEEASAALEAWFPAPGGGVSSEDEPEPELRRLRERLRGWLSQYERALIFAQRLLVWERPLHSSVAALLLNTAFWLLSSTSLRPLFLLSVSLIGLTLLERWKDKLPLISAWHPEVAVVEREMISDQPRLLSVDELSHHLAESYLTFILYIQEMLQYKRQNHGKFCIMMCSGCFLMAMVGHYIPGIMISYIILLSVLLWPLVVYHELIQKMYTGLEPILMKLDYSMKGERQRRKYDKKKLKKEQEEGDEPSAETESDSEEELSCFAPTVDVKTTALAMAITDSELSDEEASILESGGFSVSRATTPQLTDVSEDLDQQSVHSEPEEAFSRDLAEFPSVDELPSVEPGLFNFPLRVLGSEQTGAPGSDLQEEPPSPASLLIQHLASPLHFVNTHYNGQAAVAGQSIAGTEKEGRVSATRSLEALSEEIVSTAISTVVQNTLSALLRSTEASEGSSMASFLPTETPPCPMESSLAQEAGVEEEDVDATEASTEEQPDVTLVPAEEEDFELLDQSELEQMDEGLGFDGQEEGGASPSSRQTDERQDS from the exons ATGGCGAGTAGCGAGGAGGAGGCGAGCGCGGCTCTCGAGGCCTGGTTCCCCGCGCCTGGCGGCGGGGTCAGCAGCGAGGACGAGCCCGAGCCAGAGCTGAGGCGGCTGCGGGAGCGGCTGCGCGGGTGGCTGTCGCAGTACGAGCGCGCGCTGATCTTCGCGCAGCGGCTGCTGGTGTGGGAGAGGCCGCTGCATAGTAGCGTAGCCGCGCTCCTGCTCAACACCGCTTTTTG GCTTCTTTCATCGACATCATTGCGACCCTTGTTTCTCTTGAGCGTGTCTCTCATTGGACTGACGCTCCTGGAGAGATGGAAAGACAAGCTGCCACTGATCTCTG CTTGGCATCCAGAGGTAGCTGTGGTCGAACG agaaATGATTTCAGATCAGCCGCGTCTGTTAAGTGTGGATGAGCTGAGCCATCATCTAGCAGAAAGTTACCTGACGTTTATTCTGTACATCCAAGAAATGCTGCAGTATAAACGCCAAAATCACGGCAAG TTCTGTATCATGATGTGTTCTGGATGTTTTCTGATGGCCATGGTTGGACATTACATTCCCGGGATTATGATCTCCTACATTATAT TGTTAAGTGTATTGCTGTGGCCGTTGGTTGTGTATCATGAGCTCATTCAGAAGATGTACACCGGTCTCGAACCCATCCTGATGAAACTCGATTACAGCATGAAAGGAGAGAGACAACGGCGTAAATACGATAAGAAAA AGCTGAAGAAAGAGCAAGAAGAGGGAGATGAGCCAAGTGCAGAAACCGAGAGCGATAGCGAGGAAGAACTTTCCTGCTTTGCACCGACT GTTGATGTTAAGACCACGGCTCTGGCGATGGCCATCACAGACTCTGAGCTGTCTGATGAGGAGGCGTCCATACTGGAGAGTGGAGGTTTCTCTGTATCCAGAGCCACAACCCCGCAGCTTACAGACGTCTCTGAAG ATCTGGATCAGCAAAGTGTACACAGCGAACCAGAAGAGGCGTTCAGCAGGGACCTAGCCGAGTTTCCGTCAGTGGACGAGTTGCCTTCCGTCGAGCCAGGTCTGTTTAATTTCCCCTTGCGTGTCCTCGGATCCGAACAGACCGGAGCTCCTGGCTCAGATCTCCAAGAGGAACCTCCATCCCCGGCCAGCCTCCTCATTCAGCACTTAGCATCCCCGCTTCACTTTGTCAACACGCACTACAACGGACAGGCCGCGGTAGCGGGGCAAAGCATTGCGGGTACTGAAAAAGAGGGACGCGTGTCGGCCACTCGCTCGCTGGAGGCGCTGAGCGAGGAGATAGTGAGCACGGCCATCTCTACCGTAGTACAGAACACTCTTTCAGCCCTATTGCGGTCTACGGAGGCCAGCGAGGGCTCCTCCATGGCCTCCTTTCTTCCCACCGAAACCCCTCCTTGCCCGATGGAATCATCCCTTGCCCAGGAAGCCGGCGTAGAGGAGGAAGACGTAGACGCGACGGAAGCGAGCACGGAGGAACAGCCAGACGTTACGCTCGTCCCTGCTGAAGAAGAGGACTTTGAACTTCTGGACCAAAGTGAACTGGAACAGATGGATGAGGGACTTGGGTTTGATGGACAGGAAGAGGGCGGGGCATCCCCAAGCAGTCGGCAGACGGACGAACGGCAAGATTCCTAG
- the prkag3a gene encoding 5'-AMP-activated protein kinase subunit gamma-1 isoform X1 produces the protein MDSSTQEDCHEDHIMNSTDPNAEAYMTFMKKHCCYDAIPTSCKLVIFDTSLQVKKAFFALVANGLRAAPLWDNKQQKFVGMLTITDFINILHRYYKSPLVQIYELEEHKIETWRGDSFQNVYLQYHKQNLISISPNASLFDAVYSLLKHKIHRLPVIDPESGNVLHILTHKRILKFLYLFGPTIPKPYFLQMKIKDAGIGTFRDIATVQQTATVYDALSVFVDRRVSALPVVDENGRVVALYSRFDVINLAAQKTYNNLSMSMQEALRRRRCYVEGVIKCYPDETLETVIDRIVKAEVHRLVLVDRNDVVRGIISLSDLLQAIVLSPAGIDALFS, from the exons ATGGATAGCAGCACGCAG GAAGATTGCCATGAGGACCATATAATGAACAGCACAG ATCCAAATGCAGAAGCTTATATGACCTTCATGAAAAAACATTGCTGTTATGATGCTATTCCTACCAGCTGCAAACTGGTCATTTTTGACACTTCATTGCAG GTAAAGAAAGCCTTTTTTGCTTTAGTAGCGAATGGTCTCCGGGCTGCCCCGCTATGGGATAACAAGCAGCAGAAATTTGTGG GTATGCTGACTATCACAGATTTTATCAACATTCTTCATCGGTATTATAAGTCACCTTTG GTTCAGATCTATGAACTGGAGGAGCACAAGATTGAGACATGGAGAGGTGATTCATTTCAAA ATGTCTACCTGCAATATCACAAACAAAATCTTATCAGCATCTCCCCTAATGCAag CCTCTTTGACGCTGTCTACTCTTTACTGAAACACAAAATCCACAGGCTTCCAGTTATCGATCCAGAATCTGGAAATGTCCTTCACATACTTACCCATAAGAGAATCCTCAAgttcctttatttattt GGACCCACAATACCAAAGCCATATTTTTTGCAGATGAAAATTAAAGATGCAGGTATAGGAACGTTCAGAGATATAGCTACTGTCCAGCAGACCGCCACCGTCTATGATGCtctgtctgtgtttgttgaTCGACGAGTGTCTGCCCTCCCTGTTGTGGATGAGAATG GTAGGGTGGTCGCTCTGTATTCCAGATTTGACGTGATT AATCTTGCAGCACAGAAAACGTACAATAACCTGAGCATGAGCATGCAGGAAGCGTTGCGGAGGAGGCGGTGTTACGTGGAAGGGGTGATAAAATGTTACCCTGACGAAACTCTGGAAACTGTTATTGACAGAATAGTCAAAGCAGAG GTCCATAGGCTGGTGCTTGTGGACAGAAATGACGTGGTTCGGGGAatcatctctctctctgaccTGCTGCAGGCTATAGTCTTATCACCCGCAGGTATTGATGCTCTGTTTTCCTAA